Part of the Streptomyces europaeiscabiei genome is shown below.
TCCTGCTCCTGGCCCGCACCTCCACGCTCGGCACCGACCGGGTAAGCACCTGGCAGCTCCCCGTCGATCCCGCGGCCGTCGCCGGCGCCCGCCGGATGGCGGGCGAACAGCTGGCCACCTGGGGGCTGGCCGAGCTGGGGTTCGCCACCGAGCTGATCGTCAGCGAGCTGGTCACCAACGCCGTCCGATACGGCGACGCCCCCATCCAGCTGCGGCTCATCCGCGCCGACACGCTCATCTGCGAAGTCTCCGACGGCAGCGGCACCGCCCCGCACCTGCGGCGGGCCCGGGTCTTCGACGAGGGCGGACGTGGACTGCTCCTCGTCGCCCAGGTCGCCGAGCGCTGGGGCAGCCGCCAGACCTCCGTCGGCAAGACGATCTGGGCGGAGCAGCCCCTGCCGGACGAGCGTCCGCGTGAGCGCGTCGGACAGGACAGCACGAGCGGCTGACGCGCACCCGGCGACGCTCACCGCTCTCCGTGACCCGGACTCCCACCGCCACGGTCGCGGCCGCTGAGGTCCGGTCCGTGGCCGCGCGGGTCAGTTCCCGCTGGACGGCGGGTGCATACGTTTCCTCCAACGCCCGTGAAACGGGATGAACGAGGAGGCGCCCTGTGAAGGAAAGCCAGTTCGATACGTGCGTGATCGGAGCGGGACCTGCCGGGCTGGCGGTCGCCAGGGCCCTGGCGGAGCGGAATCTGCCGTACACGCATCTTGAGCGGCACACCGGTCCCGGCGGCATCTGGGACATCGAGAACCCCGGTGGTCCGATGTACGAGTCGGCCCACTTCATCTCCAGCAGGACCCTGTCCGGCTTCGGCGGTTTCCCGATGCCCGACCACTTCGCGGACTACCCGCCCCACGGGCAGATCCTGTCGTACCTGCGGTCCTTCGCCGACGCCTACGGGCTGACGGACCGCATCGAGTTCGGCGTCGGGGTCGAGAACGTGGAGAAGAACGCGGACGGCACCTGGACGGTCACCCGGGCCGACGGACGGCAGAGCGTGCACGGGCAGGTCGTCGTCTGTACGGGCTCGCAGTGGCACCCCAACATCCCCGAACTGCCGGGGGAGTTCAGCGGGGATGTCCGGCACACCGTCGGCTATCGCAGTGCGGAGGAACTGCGCGGCAAGCGGGTCCTGGTCGTGGGCGCGGGGAACTCCGGCTGCGACATAGCCTGCGACGCCGCCCGGACCGCGGACCACGCGGTGATCAGCATGCGGCGGGGGTACTGGTTCATTCCCAAGCACCTGTTCGGCCGGCCGGTGGACACCATCGCCAACAACGGGCCGCACCTGCCGATGTGGCTGGCGCAGCGGCTCTTCGGCACTCTCCTGCGGGTCCTCAACGGCGACCCGACGCGGCTGGGGCTGCCGAGGCCGGACCACAGACTGTTCGAGACCCACCCGGCCATCAACTCGATGCTGATCCACCACCTCCAGCACGGTGACATCACCGCCAGGCCCGGGATCGCCCGCACCGACGGCAGGACCGTGTACTTCACCGACGGCACGAGCGACGACTTCGATCTCGTCCTGCTGGCCACGGGCTACGTCCACAAAGTGCCCGTCGCACAGCGGTACTTCGGCGACGAGCAGCACCCGGACCTGTACCTGTCGTCGTTCTCACGCGAGCACGAGGGCCTGTTCGGCATCGGCTTCGTCGAGACCAACTCCGGCGCTTACCAGCTCTTCGACACCCAGGCGCAGCTGATCGCCGGGTACATCCACGACGCGCGGCACCGGCTGCCGAACGCGGGGCGGTTCGCCCGGATGATCCGCGCCGACCGTCCGGATCTGTCCGGCGGCCTGAAGTTCGTCGACTCGCCCCGCCACACCGGTTACGTCGACAGCGGGGTGTTCGTGAAGTACCTCGGCAAGGTGGCACGCGAGATGGGCTGGCGCACCGAGGGCCAGCCGCCGCCCGCGCGGTCCCTGCGACGCGTGGAGGCCACGGCATGAGCAAGTTCGACTTCACCGACAAGGTCATGCTGGTGACCGGTGGCGCGGGGGGAATCGGCAGTGCGCTGTGCCACCGCTTCGCCTCCGGCGGTGCCCGCTGCGTAGTCGTCGACATCGACGGGATCCGCGCCATGAAGGTGGCGGCGGAGCTTCCGGGCGCAGGACATACGGGCATCGGTTGCGATCTGCTGGACCGTGCCCAGGTGGAGCGGCTGTTCGAGCTGGTCGCCGAGGACCACGGTCACCTCGACGTACTCGTCAACAACGTGGGCATGACCAGCGCGGAACGCTTCGACGTCCGCAGCGTCGAGAGCATCGAGCGGGAGATCACCCTCAACCTGACCTCCCCGCTGATCGCGACCCGGATCGCCATCCCCCTTCTCCTGGCTGCCCGGGACGCCCGGGTGGTCACCACCGTCTCCCTCGGCGGGATCTTCCCGCTGGGCGAGACCCCGATCTACACCGCCTCCAAGTTCGGGCTGCGGGGCGCGATGCTCGCCATCGGGCTCGACCTGAGGAGCAAGGGCATTCTGGCCGGGTCGGTGCTCCCGTCGGCGACCGACACCCGCATGCTGCGTCAGGAGGCCGTGGACGGCGGGAACTCGATGCAGTTCCAGGACCCGCCCCAGCAGCCCGCCGACGTCGTCGCGGCCGTGGTGAGTCTGCTGGACAAGCCCCGGCTGGAGGTCTACCCCCGGCCCGGCGA
Proteins encoded:
- a CDS encoding flavin-containing monooxygenase: MKESQFDTCVIGAGPAGLAVARALAERNLPYTHLERHTGPGGIWDIENPGGPMYESAHFISSRTLSGFGGFPMPDHFADYPPHGQILSYLRSFADAYGLTDRIEFGVGVENVEKNADGTWTVTRADGRQSVHGQVVVCTGSQWHPNIPELPGEFSGDVRHTVGYRSAEELRGKRVLVVGAGNSGCDIACDAARTADHAVISMRRGYWFIPKHLFGRPVDTIANNGPHLPMWLAQRLFGTLLRVLNGDPTRLGLPRPDHRLFETHPAINSMLIHHLQHGDITARPGIARTDGRTVYFTDGTSDDFDLVLLATGYVHKVPVAQRYFGDEQHPDLYLSSFSREHEGLFGIGFVETNSGAYQLFDTQAQLIAGYIHDARHRLPNAGRFARMIRADRPDLSGGLKFVDSPRHTGYVDSGVFVKYLGKVAREMGWRTEGQPPPARSLRRVEATA
- a CDS encoding SDR family NAD(P)-dependent oxidoreductase; the encoded protein is MSKFDFTDKVMLVTGGAGGIGSALCHRFASGGARCVVVDIDGIRAMKVAAELPGAGHTGIGCDLLDRAQVERLFELVAEDHGHLDVLVNNVGMTSAERFDVRSVESIEREITLNLTSPLIATRIAIPLLLAARDARVVTTVSLGGIFPLGETPIYTASKFGLRGAMLAIGLDLRSKGILAGSVLPSATDTRMLRQEAVDGGNSMQFQDPPQQPADVVAAVVSLLDKPRLEVYPRPGESRLVRFAMLMPNLLPRVFPLFRKRGDRGMARYLEELRRRGLARRSDGRWELVEEA